The genomic stretch AATTGTTATCTTATTGTTATGCTTTAAGTGTGGTAATGTGGAACATTTCAGAAAATAATGCAGATCACAACCTTTTTGTAATAGCTCGAGGATCTGCACTCCAGACACCAAAACGTAATCAACCTAACTTCAGAAACTGGGTAAGGGGACATTCCCAAAGAACAATATTCAGTCACAGAGTCCCCATCATCTTCCATCTTTTGTCCCCAAATCCTCAATGTGCAACTTTTGGGGTTTGAGAACCCACAAGTGGCAGATTTAAGAGCAAAGGTAGAAACTGCCTGCCAAATAATATTGAGACAGCGTTTTGTTTTAACCAAGTATGCCTAACACCATTGAACAAACTTTTTTCTGTGGGATATAGATATTTAtctgagggggccgggcggtggcgctggaggtaaggtgcctgccttgcctgcgctagcctaggacggaccgcggttcgatccccaggcgccccatatggtcccccaagaagccaggagcaacttctgagcgcatagccaggagtaacccctgagcgtcacagggtgtggccccccccaaaaaaaaagatatttatctgAGGAGGTCTGCTTGTGTCCCCCTCATCCTCTGATGGGAGTCTTCATGGAAACGGCTCTAGAAGCTTttagttggggggggggaatattcAGACTGCTCTAATGTAAAGAGATTTGGAGGTACAGAGagccaaaaaggaaggaaggcagaaaagtGAGTTAAGAGTCTGAGTTGCTCACTGCCCCCAAAACCCAGATGGAGTCTGCCCATTGGTAATGCAATAACAATCGGGATTTATTACCTGGGCTCCAAGGGGTCCAACAGTCTCCTGTCTCCTGATGAAGCAGGCTGTTCTGTGGACCCTGAACTGAGAAAGCACAGGATTTATAAAGTGTTCCACAGGCTGAGTAACACAAGTATCTTATTGGTGCACACAAAAGCATTAGTTCAAAAGTTACAAAGGTGTGCAACCTGGTGACAATCAAGGGTCTTTGCTGCCAGCAATTCATTCCTCATATATTCAGGTCTGATTTAGatatccttttttaaataaatatcttttttcaaACACCGTGTTTATAAACATGATTGCCGTTGTTTCTTTCATAAAATAGAACATTCCTCTTCACCAGCGccacatttccatcaccagtgaccCCATCACTCCCCTCCCCCGGGCTGTAAttgagacaggatttctacttctctcagacattgacattgttatgatagttctcagtgcagttaattctctaactgtactcatcactctttatggtgagcttcacatcatgtgcctgtccttccagccctcatctctattgtctctgggaattagttcaataatattttatttttcttaagacccatagatgagtgagactattctgtgtgtctctccctctgacttattttttttttataaattatctttatttaaacaccgtgattacaaatataattgtagttgtatgattacagtcatgtaaagagtaccccccttcaccagtacaggattcccaccaccaatttcccagatctatctactccccaccccacccacacctgtactcgagacaggctttctttttacctcattcattcacattgttataatagttttcatgtagttatttctctaactgcacttatcactctatgtggtgagcttcatgtcatgagctgcacctacatgggaagatggggagaaataagggttgggactgaggcagtaaaatattagaaatgagatttgtaagGCAGTAtaaaggtcacaatacaagatggatgttatggatatataaaatatatgcatacaatactatcaataggaaaacaaggagaaaaaatgtcCAGTGACTATCCCAACATAAAacagtactaaaacggcccaccctcctcccaaagcacatttccattagtgtagggagaggtaggggggaagcctgaggaccactaagagtccacctgaacccatttctggccatctgagctggcacccagggaaggcctggagtcaggtgaaaaagacaaggacggctgggggcctaccaagcctcccagcacttcaCAGACTAGgaagaagggctccggtatggggcctccccaaacaccatacctggcaagagctggtctccagaatcaaggagaaaaCCGGAAgacagatatctgcccgccctcttccccatgcacctcccctctggagtacggaaggagggggaagcctgaggaccattcagagtccacctgaacctacttctggccatctgagctggcacccagggaaggcctggagtcaggagaaaaagagaaggcctgccaagcctcccagcactccccaggccagggagaagggctccagtatggggccttcccaaaccccatacctggcaagagctggtctccagaatcaaggagaaaaCCGGAAGTCAGATgtctgccctccctcctccccatgcacctcccccctggagtacggagggagggggaagcctgaggaccactaagagtccacctgagcccACTTCTGgacatctgagctggcacccagggaaggccggagtcaggagaaaaagacaaggatggcctggggcctgccaagcttcccagcactccccaggccagggagaagggctccggtatggggtcctctgacttattttactcatattTATAGATTTCATGTaaatccatatatagaaaaatttcatgacctcatctctcctgactgctatTTAGctagtcatctgttgaaggcatcttagttgctttcagagtctggctattgtatatattgctgcaatgaatataggtgtgaggaagggatatttgtattgcattctttttttaataatttatttaaacaccttgattacaaacatgattgtggttgggttacattcatgtaaagaaccacctcccatcaccagtgcaacattcccatcaccaatctcccaaatctccatcctccccactccacccttgcctgtactctagacaggctttctatttccctcatacattctcattgttactTAGATATCCTTTTATGGCTAACAGATATTCTGAGAGGAGATGTTGAAAGAGCATATAACttgaacaagcagtgctggtggggatgtggagagaaaggaactcttatttactgctgttgggaatgccatctagtccaacctttatgaaaagtgatatggagattcctccaaaacctgaaaattgagcccccatattatccagctataccacccttagggatataccctaggaacacaaaaatacaatacaaaaatctcttcctcacactatatttatttaaacactattcacaatagccagactctgaaaacaaccaagatgtccttcaacagatgaatgcataaagaaactatggtacatatacacaatggaatattttgcagccttcaggagacatgaaggcattaaattctcctatacatggatgtacatgaaatctattatgctgagtgaaataagtcagagggagagagatagccacagaatagtctcactcatctatgggtttttaagaaaaataaaagacatttctgcaataattttcagagcccaaagaggagggctggaaggtccagctcacgaaatgaagctcatcacagcaagtgttgagtgaagttagagaaataactacactgagaactatcataggaaagtgaaggaatgagggaagtggaaagcctgtagagtacaggtaggggtggggtggggaggagggatatttgggacattggtggtaggaatgttgaccGGTgcagggggatgttctttacatgactaaaacccaactaaaatcatatttataatcaaggtgtttaaataaaaatattaatataaaattatatataaaaaaggaaagagccTTGATCTTGTCCTTCTATTCCTGTAGTGGTGGTACATTCTTATACCCCATTTAAACATTCCAATGATGCAATTACTCCAAGGAGGATGCTTATGTAGCAGAACAGGGTCTCAAAAGTCCTATTGCTTCCCTGGTGAACACCCTCCTCAGTCACCCAGGAAAATCACTGGGGGTAGTTAGACTGTAAAATCCACCTTGGTCACCTATGCTCTGTGAAAATGAGTCCCACATTCCTCAGCTGTCAAACATCAACATCTGAACAAAGTTTATTACATAACAAAGTTTATTAGATCAGCTCCTCATTCTGTCCACTGCAGACTCTGttcccaaagaaagaaaatatgaaaatagcattatatttttgtctctaagattgaaattttaaatttggtcaatattaagaaatattttagggtaggagtgatattattttttggttctttttattttctgttttaagaCAATGTCCAGAAGTGCTCATGGCCTACTATTGGCTCTGCAGTCCTAGATCACTCCAacaatcttgggggaccatgaggggTGCATGAAATTAAATCTgtttcagccatatgcaaggcaaatataataCTGCCCACATaagttttatgtgattttttaaatggaGCTGTTTAGTTGTTAAGTCTCATTTTTCGTTAGAAACTACCCAGCAGGATCTTTAATCCCTGAGATAtgatatattactttatattttgaaatgccTTCCAttgaaccaaaataaatactcAAGGATTAGTTAAAACAAAAGATTATTACTGAGAATAAGAATAGAtaagaaaaaatgataagactATAAATAATAAGAAGATAGATAATCAAACACTCTTTCCCTCCAACTTAGTTCAAGCAGATATTATTGGGGAAGTGCATCCCAGACTGAATTTAGGGATATTGGGACTTTTCCATTCTTTAGATCTGAGGGTTCAATGGTTGCAGAAGTGGTAGAGTTTTGTGGCCTTGTATTTGTAATTGATAACCTGCCTAATATATTAATAAGTTAAACAAGTAGATTTTAAACATAATATTAGATATATCAACCATATTGGACAGCAAGGGTCCAGTTCCATCCTTCCAATATGTTAAGGTGGGGCTCTCCCTCAGATGATGAACAGCATAGAACAGGTCCCAGGCTGATGGACACTTTATTTCAATCCAACAATGTTTATAAAGAACAAGAGGTACTGAGTACATGTAGGGAGGCAGGGACACCAGAGATGGGCATCCAGGGATATGGAACTCAGGATAATTATAGAAACACTGGGgatggggtctggagagatagcacagcagtgtttgccttgcaagcagccgatccaggaccaaaggtggttggttcaaatcctggtgtcccatatggtcccccgtgcctgccaggagctatttctgagcagacagccaggaataacccctgagcaccgccaggtgtggcccaaaaaccaaaaagaaaaaaaaataaaaaaaaaaagaaaaacgaaaagaaaagaaaagaaaagaaaagaaaagaaaagaaaagaaaagaaaagaaaagaaaagaaaagaaaagaaaagaaaagaaaaagaaaccctggGGATTAGGAATGATTCAGGTGGAGAACAAGGAGTTGAAAAGAACCTTTAACTCTCTCTCTACCAGAGCTCACTCTGAGAGAGCAGTGATGCCCAGAATCAAGCCTGAGAGTGGCCACTGACCAGTGAGAGATGGTACTCTTACATATGCTACCATGTTCCATCTCTAGACCACGGTCTTTCAAGTTTTCTTCAGAAGGAGAATCCCTGGGCCAGCTGCTCTACAGGGTTCCATCATCCAGGCAGTTTAGAATATATGCATAGCATAATCCAActtttctctttccctgtctTCTAACTCAGATACTCAGCACGGCTGGTTGCCAGGTGTATTAGATGACAATAATTAGTATCCTTTACTGCTTTTTTTGTGATACCCAGTGTTAGGGTTCATTGAAGCCCACCGCCTCAAATGAATACTCCAGATTCAACAAGAATGCAAACAGCAATTTCAGCTTGCTGGGCAACTGAATCTATCATGCAGATTGAGAAATGGAGGCCCTGAGCAACTTGGAGGGGGGCATCTTTTATAGACCTAAGGGGTTTTAAAGGAGGGTCAGTATGGAAATTAAGGTTTATAAATCGCACAAATCATTAGTCCAGATTTAAACCCAGTGTCCAGTCTGATAGTCGGTTCATCTTCCACTTCAATTATGACAGGCTATCCCCTAAGGGGGGGTGCTTTCTGGCTGgtattttcattctttaatttGAGCAAACTTGCTAACATGAGTTTTGCATCCTGTAAGATGTGCATTATTGATCGATTGTGATGGGGATATCCTGCTTAAAGTTCATGTTGACCTGCTCAAGGCTTGGGAAATTTTCAGGGTGGAAGGGGAGGTAGGAGACAAAGGGGGAGCAGTGGAGGCATAATCAAGAAAATTCAAGTtcctgctcaatatgaaatttggtgtgaaagaatccctcagtttaatgcttatgtttgaaccaagtcattggtattgttggaaatgttcttacgcccctatgtatctgatagcaccacgtggctttatttcctgtttgcttaggcacactaaaatgggaaaataatatacataccaataagttcttatctaatagagatgcaaacacacaaatcttgtagtgcaatgagaccttacaccctgaacattgacatgaagacctggtacaggcctcagaagaatgggcattctccattcacccctgatctagagaagacatctacaaaacatccaaggttgtatataccttggcattcctctaccagggaagaccctacagctactctgacatcgatctactcaaaaaagacttcccttaacactaagaagacttaacaaaaacaatgacctgtttactggatagggcttgctgtattgccccttaattgtgaggtttgtctataacatcacctggaagcaatcctctaccacggaagaccctaccactgctcagacatcgtcctgctaaaaagagacttctcttaacaatgagaagacttaacaaagacctgcttacaggacagggcttcctgcattgccctttcatggtgaggtgaaacgagaagacactccacatcatgacttcaatgtaggagatgcagattccagaatctttaatacagaaacatgataccaacaacagagactgtgtgaaaagtgtgttggcactacagacaatgtcttggacaatgtcttggatcggacgataacttgcctgaagcctagagttggtcttatgccaggaaacttcagaggtaggatctctttgtatttaggccaaggttattcctttccatgcctctcatattctggtgggcctatgcaaacaacaattgccactctaacaccgttttactgtgctcctttgactctaatccttaaaatgcacccacttaaaattttttttttgaaaagttaaaaattccttaattttttattccTGGTACCACTACCACAATTTACAGGGCAATATACCTGatgtaatgaaaagaaaaagaaaaagacaaagctaCAACAGATAAAAGACCTCAGAAATGTACATCTAATTGACACTACATTGCATTAATCAATAGCTGCACTTTTGCAAACTGTGGCTATGACAGTCCTGAACAAGAAGGGTTTCCTGTTTAAGCTGCAGTAACTTTTCTGACTATGGATCATCGCTCCTTCTGTGGCAGATTTTTACAGTTCCTCTAATGGATTTGGGACGACTGTCTCAAAGTAACCTGCAGCTTTCCTGACAACTCCTCGCTCTCTCTCCTGCTAAGAACTGTAGCCCTTTGCTGTTGAGTTTAGAACCTTCTGCTACCATAGCCACCACTTCCACCACCAGATCCATAACCACCACCATATGGACTGCCCGAGCTTCTGCCACCAAAACTGCCCCCTTTCATGGGTCCATAATTTGATTGCTGTTGTCCACTGTAATTTCCAAAATCATTATAGTTGCCGCCACCACCATAGTTACCACCACCAAAATTTCCTCCTTCATTGTAACCATCATATCCTTCACCACCTCCACCATATCCACCTCCTTGGTTTCCGTATCCTGGTCCTCCACCACCATAGCCTCCTCTACTACTATAACCAGGACCTCCGCCATAGttgccaccatcaccaccaaatcCATTATATCCACCATCACCACCTCCATAACTACCTCTGCTgccaccacctccaccaccatAGCCTCCTCTTCCACCAAAGTTTCCACCACGGCCAAAGTTTCCTCCACCACCTCCAAAATTGCCTCCACGACCCATAAAGTTGCCAGAGCCACCTCCACGACCTCTTTGAGATCCAGCAGACTGCATTTCTTGTTTAGAAAGGGCCTTTTTTACTTCACAATTGTGCCCATTAATAGTGTGGTATTTCTGAACAACAATTTTatcaactgtattatgatcaTCAAAAGTTACAAAAGCAAATCCTCTCTTTTTTCCACTCTGCCTGTCTTCCATAACTTCTATGGTTTCAATTTTGCCAtacttttcaaagtagtctctcaaGTTATATTCCTCTGTATCTTCTTTAATaccacaaacaaaaattttcttcacTGTTAGATGGGCACCAGGCTTTACAGAATCCTCTCTAGAAACAGCTCTCTTTGGTTCCACTACTCGTCCATAAACCTTATGTGGTCGAGCACACATTGCTGCATCCACCTCTTCAACACATGAGTAAGTCACAAAACCAAAGCCTCTGGAGCGTTTTGTCTGGGGGTCTCTCATCACCACACAATCTGTAAGTGTGCCCCATTTCTCAAAATGTTCTCTCAAACTATCATCTGTAGTTTCAAAACTCAAACCTCCGATAAACAGTTTTCTCAACTGCTCTGGTTCCTTTGGATCATGGCCCTCCATTTTGAGACCGGACTCGCCTCTTCCAACTCAAGTTTAATATggcgcacccacttaaaatttgaggttaagtgcacccacttaaaatttgaggttaacttaagctaatatgcatgtacatggaaatgtaaaaaatactatgcctctaatgtttaaggagttacgtaagtgttatggctttagattgccttgtgttctgttaagaaatattataatgtgctacaatctggggacttgagggacaaagtaattgtacatggattctgttttatttatcttaacattctttggctgaaagttcaaagttaagatatcagcaaggggacttcttctgagaattatgttatggctgattgtccttccactgtaactttaccttgccctctttttttgcatcttttgttctcataattcaaaataaaaaaattaaaaaaaagaaaaagaaaaaaagaaaattcaagttcCATAAACATCTATAACAGTTATATTTGACCTCCAGTTAAACTTTTATGATCAAGTACTAGATATCTCTATAAATAGAATATCTATCAGATATTCTAGTCCAAGGGGATATCAGAATTGTCCATTTGTTTCAGAAAGGATGTATGAAGCAGACACTTTCTCATCTTCAAATGGGTGTGAAGCTCTGCTGTCCTGGGCAATTCATGGAGAGAAGAAACATTGAATGTTTGAAAAAAGAGCTTTAATGTGAATGAGCAGGCACATTTCAAAATAAACAGCAGAGGACCACAGAACACCCATACAGTAAGTTAGACAAGATCAtttattaggcaaaaaaaaaaaaaactatactaaataaatcaataagactctttttctagaaaaaatgAACAACTGGGCAGattttcatacatttattttcctttggtaaaataaattttgttgtgctcggggctcactcctggatctgttttCAAGGACAACTGCTAGCTGAAttggggcaccatatagggtgctggggttcAACCCAGATCACACACATGCAGGTAAGACTCTGATCACTGGACTATAGCTTCGATTGCACACTGGAAGGCATAAAGAAGTTTATAAATTCCTTCTTGGTTGGTCCATTGTGAAATACACTGACTTCTCTCCTAAGGGAAGCAGGTTTCCAAGTCAGGGCTCATTCtttttttaggcttttttttttttggaaggaagAGAGCTACTTTCCCTGTCATTGTAAGGTCAGCTCTTAATTTCCCTTAGGCTGGATGTAAGTGTGCCATCAGCTAACCAGCTGCATTTCTCTGTGAATCATCACAAATGGGCTGAGAGAAGCATAACCGACATAGAACATATCCAGAACTTTAAATGTTATTGCTTGATTCTTATCGTCAATCTTTACACATAAAGAAGCAACACTTTCTGTCCAGTAAAAGAACAGAAAGCAGAACATGAGAAGGAGAACACTTCGAGCAGCTCTTATCTCAGGGGCCATTTTGGGGACCATTCTGGATTTCCTCAGGTGGAGGGCCTGTTGGTGGTGTTTGTGAAGCAGGAACAGGATGTAGACACTGGCCAACCACATCAGAATCTGAAACAGGCCATCCCGCAGGGCCATGGTTGTCAAAGAAATCCAATCTGTTATCTGGTCATCTGCTATGTAAGCACAATTATTGTCATAAACTTTCATTAGAGATTTATTTAGGCTCTGAACATTCCTGATGTAGGAAAGTAGATTGATGCTTATCAAGCAGCTGAGTATCCAAAAACAGAGGAATAAGGACAGGAGGTGCCatgtagacctgggtttgaatcttgCCCATATGGAGGATCTGGGGCTCAGGATGATGGCTTGGACCACGGTGAGGAGGCTGGTGGTGCAGATGGAAAGGCCCCGGGCTACCCTCTTCATATAAATCACCATTTGACAGCCTGCATTATCTAGGAAAGTCCTCAAACCAAAAATTGTGATCTTTTGCAATCCTTGGCAAAGAAGTATCATGATATTTATAAAAGTCAAATGAAGAAGAATTACATGAATGAATTTCTTCTCAGTATCCTGAATGAATATACGGAGATAattcacaaaaataaagatattcccCACAATGCCAGGCCCAATCATTAGGAGGAATATGGTTCCTTTTATGATGATcaaaaccatttcttttttatagatttCAGTGCTTACTATTCAGCTGAGAAACCTGGAAGAAAGTATTATTAATAAGGATAtgtttccaaaaaaaataaaatactcattcTAAAATACTCTGTGTAGAAGAGTCATGTACCCAGTGTTATAAGATCTAGGTGGTGAACCAAGTTTAGGCCCAAAGATTAGAGGTCATAGTCTTTGTTTTAGACACTCCTTATGGTGAGATTTTGTGTCCTGAATGATGAGTATTCAAACATCTGCATTTGTAAAACATAGGTTTTCTATTcccaccagcaaaaaaaaaaaaaaatcctgcttttGTGAATATAAATACCCCTGAATTTACCAAAATGCAACAATTGTTgattgaaatagaaataaagcttcttttatttgtattcattCTGAAATACTATTACCtgttggaggccctttaactagagagcaatatggagtctctgatgcctgagaagacaAAAAGTCTGTGTACGTGACAGGTTACTGGTGGCGCTTCCCCcatgaacctaaaaagaaaaagctgaccataaaaaaagattttaccagaggtaaatggataaagaacaaacatgctatgtaaaggctacaAGTTGAGATTAGATCTGTAGCATTGTTAACAGAACAGAGCATCCCAGGATCACTTATAGTTAATGTATAACAGGATCACTTATAGTAGAAGTATAGTAAAAGTAGGATCACTGCTAGTAAATGTATAACTCACTAATAACCCCCCTGAAAATATGTGATGTATGGGAATGTTAGggtggaaaagtactgaaccaccccttcccctcttttgtctgaaaacgtgctcatgcttgctataaaaactagccccccTTTCAATAAACTTGAGACTCTTGATCGAAACTTTTCACCTTGAGTCTCTTTAtctcccagcccctcttttatttcaGGTCGGAATTCTCTTCGTGACTCACGAATAACTTCGTGACCCTCATCCACCCTGCGGGCCGGGGTACCCGGGGGTCAAAATTACCAATGTATATTATAGCTTTCAGACAGTGTAATATTTTCCACTTGTCTTCGGGCTCCCATTTAACTATTTTTCATAAATCCACAGCAATGTTTCCAGTTGTAGTTTCAAAACCAAACATTCCTGGTAATATTTTATAGGTTGTATCATAAATTCTCATTCACTTTCATAACTAATAACAGTAAATTCAACTCCATTGTCTTTTGACATAGTAATCTAAAAGTCTATTCCACCAGGTACCTCCCAAGTCAGAGTGCTGGTCAAGTCAAATCCAGAGACAGGCTTTGTCTGGGCAGATTACTCTTGAAGAAATTTGGATATTAAAGGGATTTTAGCAGATAGCCAAGTTATGCTCAATGCTAAGGGACGCCTGGATCTCTTTTAGATATACACATTTTTAACAGGGGTATAGGAAATGCTAATAATTAGGTATTATGCGTAGACAGTTGTGTGTGAATCAGGGATTTCAATGAGGATTATTGGGTAGAACAAAgtgttttagaaaacaaaaaagaggggcctgagtgatagtgcagtggtatgaCAATcgccttgcacaccgctgacccaggatgacctcggctcgatccctggcatcccatatggtccccaagccagaagaaatttttgagtgatgagccaaaagtaagccctgagcatcagcagttgtgtcccaaaaaccagagagagagagagagagagagagagagagagagagagagagagagagagagagagagagacttactAAATTCATCTCCAAACTGGGAGTTCTTTTGCATTTCTcttcaaatttttaataaatatttttaaaagaaataatgaaatgaaggaaggaggaagaaagaatgaatgaaagaacaaggaagaaagcaaggaaggaaggaaggaaggaaggaaggaaggaaggaaggaaggaaggaaggaaggaaggaaggaaggaaggaaggaagggaaggagggagaaggaggagaaaatgaAGTGGTAAAGAGGCATTTGCATCCCTGATTATCTTTAGGTAGGATAGTGATTTTGAGGAGATTTAGCATCATCTTTACCTGCATCTCTCTTTACTTGTATTaactaatgtctttatttaagcactgtggttacaaagtgttcatagttgggttttagtcattgaATGTCTTCCAACTTTTACTGGTCTAACTTCCCTGCCACCAATATTTCCCATTTCTCTTATATCTGTGGATCTTTTTAAGTTCACACACATTTGATTTGGACCTTTATTGGGTCTGAGTtgacttttcattctttttatgtttggAAAGAATGTTTCCTTTCCCCATTATACTCTTAAATCTTATCTATAAACTTCAAAATCATGTCAGGAGAGCAGAGAGAAGAATGGCATGTAAGGCATGTAAGGCCGCATCAAGGTCTTGCACCTGGAAACATCAGTCTTATCTCCATcaccaaatggtcctccaagtcctgtggcagaaatccctgagcacagagccaagagcaagtgCTGAGCAGATATGGTTGTGCcccaaaatgcaaacaaaaatttttaatatcaaaTGACTACTATCTGCAATAATCTTCCTTTGAAGTAATACCAGTTGTTTGATCTTCCTTTCTGTTTGGCCTGTGAATAATACTGGGAAGCCCCTTCACCCCTTTTCTATTCTCCTCACCTACCTATTGAAAGACTTGCCTTGGAGTTCCCCTTTTCTAGCAGACCTCAAGCAGCTTGAAGTGCAGACCCAGACTTGCACTCAAGTTGGCAGCAAGGTTCTATGATCAAAATTCATTTTTGCTTTCCTGTACTCATTGGCTCTGacaaaagaagataataaaaCTTA from Suncus etruscus isolate mSunEtr1 chromosome 18, mSunEtr1.pri.cur, whole genome shotgun sequence encodes the following:
- the LOC125996049 gene encoding heterogeneous nuclear ribonucleoprotein A3-like, which gives rise to MEGHDPKEPEQLRKLFIGGLSFETTDDSLREHFEKWGTLTDCVVMRDPQTKRSRGFGFVTYSCVEEVDAAMCARPHKVYGRVVEPKRAVSREDSVKPGAHLTVKKIFVCGIKEDTEEYNLRDYFEKYGKIETIEVMEDRQSGKKRGFAFVTFDDHNTVDKIVVQKYHTINGHNCEVKKALSKQEMQSAGSQRGRGGGSGNFMGRGGNFGGGGGNFGRGGNFGGRGGYGGGGGGSRGSYGGGDGGYNGFGGDGGNYGGGPGYSSRGGYGGGGPGYGNQGGGYGGGGEGYDGYNEGGNFGGGNYGGGGNYNDFGNYSGQQQSNYGPMKGGSFGGRSSGSPYGGGYGSGGGSGGYGSRRF